One Sulfurovum sp. TSL1 DNA segment encodes these proteins:
- a CDS encoding efflux RND transporter permease subunit — translation MIRSFIRFAVDKPIINHILMVFMLLLSVFAYQNIAKEIFPPSTLDQISVQGGYVGTSADVLDKMVVTSIEDELKSLPEIDTLYTSIQNGSFSINADIKPGSDTQLVLSDVKDIISKTRRDLPADMDEPIARIVVHEYPLLLVAVSGDVEKKALIDAADALKSKLALIHDLSSIEIRGDTDEEVVITLDQKKLDAYGLDKAGVYTAISSISSIFPAGTLDGQGDHLYISTINGEKSAEALGETLLSVGGKSFRLEDVAKVYYGLGDPTQISHYNGKQNISLNINKSKEGNAIALSKEIRKILVDFNKKYEDVRFEAYTDTSIWVKNRLNLVSSNILFGLILVFMALFLSVNMRIAWVVGIGIPASFIITLIIMDMIGYSLNMLTLLGALIALGMLVDEAIVVAENIYRHMEMGKTPSDAAIEGALEMFPAVLTATLTTVFAFLPLLIMSGKMGMFMQVLPVMISVLLISSLFEAFYFLPLHSKEFFAMGTFKKEKHDESFWKGWVKWYQGFLGKLLEHKKWSLLIILILIVLGTLGMVKITKFQLFPEFDAQQVYLNGKVNINNDLQDTEVYVTQIEEALLEILDKNEMDSVTSVIGFKFNKDQSFELGENLFQIFINLHEKAPENFFDRYINPIFSLEYDGSDMIRERLSQEIAKEIQERIVPKFKAQELHQEKLYEEFNVYVQQAGIVSNDIEIGFEHPNRDKMLAAMKRVEVKLESINGVEDIADNANEGERELKLRVNEYGQQLGFSEGYVISVLKGAFLKAEYAKMFNKEGLVRVKIEDVYKENASAIRNFKLTTPDGKQVVRLWDICDFTYQKSFVKIFKEDGEKVRSLYARVEKKVITPVEVMQQLKPLLDEIQKEGIKIIIKGEEKENAKLKKELGQALMIALFLIFITLVWMFNSLVLPLIILTTIPLSLFGALVGTKLMGIHMTMPGMMGVIGLAGVVVNDGLIMLDFIKGSKDYAQIQDKAGMRLRPILLTSVTTVLGLSSLMFFASGQALILQPMAISLGFGIAWATVLNLYYVPLMYAVIYRVKN, via the coding sequence ATGATACGTAGTTTTATTCGTTTCGCAGTAGATAAACCTATTATCAACCATATTTTGATGGTTTTCATGTTGCTGCTCTCTGTTTTTGCCTATCAGAACATTGCCAAAGAGATCTTTCCTCCTTCTACCCTTGATCAGATATCGGTTCAAGGCGGATATGTCGGTACAAGTGCGGACGTGTTGGACAAAATGGTTGTCACCAGTATAGAAGATGAACTTAAAAGTCTTCCTGAGATAGATACCCTTTACACCAGTATACAAAATGGCAGTTTCAGTATCAATGCTGATATTAAACCCGGCAGTGATACGCAGTTGGTCCTTTCGGATGTGAAAGATATTATCTCAAAAACAAGACGTGACCTGCCTGCAGATATGGATGAACCGATCGCACGTATCGTGGTACACGAGTATCCGCTTCTGCTTGTTGCAGTTTCAGGTGATGTAGAGAAAAAAGCACTGATCGACGCGGCAGATGCGCTTAAAAGTAAACTGGCACTGATCCATGACCTTAGCAGCATCGAGATACGCGGTGACACGGATGAAGAAGTGGTCATTACCTTGGACCAAAAAAAGCTGGATGCGTATGGACTGGATAAAGCCGGAGTCTATACAGCCATTTCAAGTATATCGAGTATTTTCCCTGCGGGAACACTCGACGGTCAGGGTGACCATCTTTATATCTCTACGATCAATGGTGAAAAAAGTGCCGAAGCATTAGGAGAAACACTCCTGAGCGTAGGCGGAAAAAGTTTCCGTCTGGAGGATGTGGCCAAAGTCTATTACGGCTTGGGTGACCCTACGCAGATATCGCACTATAACGGTAAGCAGAATATCTCTTTGAACATCAACAAAAGTAAAGAGGGGAATGCCATTGCCCTGAGTAAAGAGATACGTAAAATACTTGTCGACTTTAATAAGAAGTATGAAGATGTCAGATTTGAAGCCTATACGGATACTTCTATCTGGGTCAAGAACCGTTTGAACCTCGTCTCTTCCAATATTTTGTTCGGGCTCATCCTGGTCTTTATGGCACTCTTTCTGTCTGTCAACATGCGGATCGCATGGGTGGTGGGTATCGGGATACCGGCCAGTTTTATCATTACCCTGATCATCATGGATATGATAGGCTACAGTTTGAATATGCTGACACTGCTTGGCGCACTCATTGCCCTAGGTATGCTGGTGGATGAAGCCATCGTTGTAGCGGAAAATATCTATAGGCATATGGAGATGGGAAAGACACCGAGCGATGCTGCTATAGAAGGTGCACTGGAGATGTTCCCAGCAGTACTTACGGCAACACTGACAACGGTCTTTGCATTTTTGCCACTCTTGATCATGAGCGGTAAAATGGGAATGTTCATGCAGGTTTTACCTGTGATGATATCGGTATTGCTCATCTCCTCTTTGTTCGAGGCATTTTACTTTCTGCCGCTGCACTCCAAAGAGTTCTTTGCGATGGGTACCTTTAAAAAAGAGAAACATGACGAAAGCTTTTGGAAAGGCTGGGTGAAATGGTATCAAGGGTTTTTGGGAAAACTGTTAGAACATAAGAAGTGGTCTCTTCTCATTATATTGATCCTGATCGTTTTGGGCACTTTGGGCATGGTAAAGATCACCAAGTTTCAGCTTTTTCCTGAGTTTGATGCACAGCAGGTCTACCTGAACGGAAAAGTAAACATCAACAATGATCTGCAGGATACGGAAGTCTATGTCACACAGATAGAAGAGGCACTGCTGGAGATACTGGATAAAAACGAGATGGATTCAGTCACTTCGGTGATAGGGTTTAAGTTCAACAAAGACCAAAGTTTTGAGTTGGGCGAGAACCTTTTCCAGATCTTTATCAATCTGCACGAAAAAGCACCTGAAAACTTTTTTGACAGATACATCAATCCGATATTTTCTTTGGAATATGACGGCAGTGATATGATCAGAGAGAGACTCTCTCAAGAGATCGCCAAAGAGATACAAGAACGTATTGTTCCCAAATTTAAAGCACAGGAGCTTCATCAGGAAAAACTCTATGAAGAGTTTAATGTCTATGTGCAACAGGCGGGTATCGTAAGTAATGATATAGAGATCGGTTTTGAACATCCCAATAGAGACAAAATGTTGGCTGCCATGAAAAGAGTAGAAGTAAAACTTGAGAGTATCAACGGAGTAGAAGATATCGCTGACAACGCCAATGAGGGCGAGCGTGAACTCAAACTGCGTGTCAATGAATACGGACAACAGCTGGGGTTTAGTGAAGGGTATGTGATCTCTGTACTGAAGGGTGCATTTTTGAAGGCTGAGTATGCAAAGATGTTCAACAAAGAGGGCTTGGTCAGAGTGAAGATAGAAGATGTCTATAAAGAGAATGCATCCGCTATCAGAAACTTTAAACTGACAACCCCGGATGGAAAACAAGTGGTACGGCTTTGGGATATCTGTGATTTTACCTATCAAAAAAGCTTTGTCAAGATATTTAAAGAGGATGGTGAAAAAGTACGTTCACTCTATGCAAGGGTGGAAAAGAAGGTCATTACACCGGTTGAGGTCATGCAGCAGTTAAAACCACTTTTGGATGAGATACAAAAAGAAGGGATCAAGATCATTATTAAGGGTGAAGAGAAGGAGAATGCAAAGTTGAAAAAAGAGCTTGGACAGGCACTGATGATCGCTCTATTCCTGATCTTTATCACTTTGGTCTGGATGTTCAACTCTTTGGTCTTGCCATTGATCATACTGACAACGATTCCGCTTTCTCTTTTTGGTGCGTTGGTCGGAACAAAACTCATGGGTATACATATGACGATGCCGGGTATGATGGGAGTCATAGGACTTGCCGGTGTGGTGGTTAATGATGGATTGATTATGCTTGACTTCATCAAAGGGAGTAAAGATTATGCCCAGATACAGGACAAAGCAGGGATGAGACTTCGTCCTATTTTACTGACTTCTGTGACCACCGTATTGGGCCTATCCTCTTTGATGTTCTTTGCTTCTGGACAGGCGCTCATCCTTCAACCTATGGCTATAAGTCTTGGTTTTGGTATTGCTTGGGCAACGGTCTTAAATCTCTATTATGTACCGTTGATGTATGCGGTTATTTATAGAGTGAAAAACTAA
- a CDS encoding acyl-homoserine-lactone synthase, translating into MTSEQIFKLLTEEYTLVLATDVQDFQAIKQVRAEVFSHKYSMSPEFLEEKGYLFSHDDEQSFLYLLRDNTRKKYVGTVRVFFINAETPVQSMPMQKDGNVEGIEHLSEKLPICEVSRLALSNTLLEHKDFSAIELRTHLAMLLMVSTRINFFLYHYSTIFSIMEPSLDRILRRQGVRFQQIGDPVDYYGIRTPFAIERNELLKNTEKTMGRLTRHYLKDLCNNPEKFWEFIDNNPYLERSNIHLDKICRLFQAYGDDVDLSLLLEEKKAEPIA; encoded by the coding sequence ATGACCTCAGAACAGATCTTCAAACTTTTAACTGAAGAATACACTTTAGTACTCGCAACCGATGTACAAGATTTTCAAGCTATCAAACAAGTAAGAGCAGAAGTTTTTTCGCACAAGTACTCAATGTCACCTGAGTTTTTAGAAGAGAAGGGGTATCTTTTTAGCCATGATGATGAACAATCATTCCTCTATCTCTTACGAGATAATACTAGAAAAAAATATGTCGGTACAGTGAGGGTCTTTTTTATCAATGCAGAGACACCTGTTCAAAGCATGCCTATGCAAAAAGATGGAAATGTAGAAGGTATCGAGCACTTGAGTGAAAAGTTACCCATCTGTGAAGTTTCACGTTTAGCCTTATCTAATACTCTCCTCGAACACAAGGACTTTTCGGCGATAGAGCTGAGAACACATTTAGCTATGCTTCTTATGGTGTCAACCAGGATAAACTTTTTCCTCTATCATTATTCTACGATTTTCTCTATCATGGAACCTTCATTAGATCGTATTCTGAGAAGACAAGGCGTACGATTTCAACAGATAGGTGACCCCGTAGACTATTATGGGATCAGAACACCTTTTGCCATAGAAAGAAATGAACTTTTAAAGAATACGGAAAAAACAATGGGAAGACTTACTCGCCATTATCTCAAAGACCTCTGTAATAATCCTGAAAAGTTTTGGGAATTTATAGACAACAACCCCTATCTGGAACGTTCAAACATTCACCTCGATAAAATTTGCCGCCTCTTTCAAGCATATGGAGATGATGTCGACTTATCACTTTTACTAGAAGAAAAGAAAGCCGAACCTATAGCTTAG
- the rsmH gene encoding 16S rRNA (cytosine(1402)-N(4))-methyltransferase RsmH: METPHIPVLLDEVLESFKDVEEGYFVDCTLGYAGHSSEILARYQHLKHIGIDRDDEALAFSKKRLAPYEGRSTLYKGTFATVFPTLQENPIVAVLADFGVSSLQLDKEERGFSFTSETLDMRMDASSPLSAYEVVNTYPKEKLEYIFDAYGEIRSFKKLASAVVEARAQAPINSAKELSEIAKTVIPAGGKIHPATLMFQAIRIEVNNELGEIEGLLDALEQKHVKGEVVSLISFHSLEDRLVKNRFKKWAQQCICDPQAMRCTCGKNHALGKAFSSKPVTASKAELKVNPRSRSAKLRSFRFKKDSNDGK; the protein is encoded by the coding sequence ATGGAAACACCTCATATACCTGTACTTTTAGATGAAGTATTGGAAAGTTTCAAGGATGTCGAAGAAGGCTATTTTGTTGACTGTACGCTTGGTTATGCAGGGCATAGTTCTGAAATACTGGCCAGATATCAACATTTGAAACATATAGGCATAGACAGAGATGATGAGGCTTTGGCTTTTTCCAAAAAACGCCTGGCACCCTATGAAGGTCGCAGTACACTTTACAAGGGTACGTTTGCAACCGTGTTCCCTACATTGCAAGAAAATCCGATAGTCGCAGTGTTGGCTGATTTCGGTGTCTCCTCTTTACAGCTGGACAAAGAGGAGAGAGGTTTTTCTTTTACCTCGGAAACACTGGATATGCGAATGGATGCATCCTCCCCGCTCTCAGCGTATGAAGTGGTGAACACCTACCCTAAAGAAAAACTCGAATATATCTTTGATGCATATGGCGAGATCCGTTCATTTAAAAAATTGGCATCTGCTGTGGTAGAGGCAAGGGCACAAGCGCCTATCAATTCCGCTAAAGAGTTGAGTGAGATCGCGAAAACGGTTATCCCTGCGGGAGGAAAGATACACCCTGCAACTTTGATGTTCCAGGCGATCCGTATAGAGGTCAACAATGAACTGGGTGAAATAGAGGGATTACTGGATGCTTTGGAACAAAAGCATGTGAAAGGGGAAGTGGTCTCTCTCATCTCTTTTCACTCCTTGGAAGACCGTCTGGTGAAGAACCGTTTTAAAAAATGGGCACAACAGTGTATCTGTGATCCTCAGGCAATGCGCTGTACCTGCGGTAAAAACCACGCTCTGGGTAAAGCATTCTCTTCCAAGCCTGTAACCGCAAGCAAAGCGGAACTCAAAGTGAATCCTCGAAGCCGGTCTGCAAAACTGAGAAGTTTCAGATTTAAAAAAGACAGTAATGATGGTAAGTAA